Genomic window (Chryseobacterium sp. H1D6B):
TGACTAATTCATATTTTCCAAAACCATACGATTTTGCAGCATCAGGAACAGCGAATCCCTGCGAAAAGCTCAGCCAGGTCTGCCATGAAGTATCTACCCTGTACAGTAAACTGGCATTGAGTAATGTTACATCATAGTTGTTTTTACCTCCTTTTACAACGTCTGCAGCATTTCCGTAGCCGAAGTGCATATAAACCTGCTCTTTGAACCCTACAAAATCATCCTGTTTTACGTTGATAAACTGCTGTCTGATTCCTCCGGAAAGGGTAAGTTGCTTTGTAATATTCCAGTCTGCCTGAATAAATCCAGCCAGCGTAAAGATCTTAGTGTCCGGATATCTTCCTACAAAAGCATCTGTTTTGTTTACCAGCCCGCCTGATTCACTGCTTATTTGCGGATTAAATATCGCCTGATCTCCTTTAAAATTTTCCTGTTCGCCGTCTACTCCGTAAGTGAAATTGAAAGAATTCCATTTTTTAGAAAGAACGGCTTTTACACCGTATACATCTGTATTTCCTCTTGCTGAAGATAAAAATATAGGAAGAGTGATTCCTGCAGGAGGTTTAGGAACTTCAGCGAATGAAGCCCCGAAATCAACTTCCTCTCTTCTTGCATAACCCTGTAAGATTAAATTATGCCCGCCTAATACATTACGCAGATTGTACTGCAGATTAGCCATAAAACGTTCTGTACGAGGCACTACATCAGAATCAGCACCGTCCAGTACATTAATAAGGGCTGGATTCTTAGTAGTAAATCCTTCAAAGTTTTTACCAAAAGAAAGCCATTTTTTATTTCTTACTTTAGAATTATAATACTGCAGGTCGAGATCCAGATCCTGATTAGGAGCCAGCTTAGCACTCAGTCCGCCCAAAATATCTATTGACCTGTTGTATTGAAAATCTGCCTGCTTTACATCCGTTATGATCTGATCCCCATTGGCATCGAAAGCACCCTCATTTTGAGTAAATGCTGCACCGATCCTGAACTTTACAGCGTCGCTTCCGCCTTCAATAGACTGGGCAATTCTTTTATCCAGATCACCTTTATGAAATCCGGATTTCAGCCCTGCTGAAGTTTCAAAGGCCAGTTTATTAGAAGTTGGTTTTTTCGTAATGATATTAATGATTCCTCCGGTGGAGTCACCTCCATAAATGGCAGAAGCCCCGGAAAGGACTTCAATTCTTGCAATGTTAAAAGGATCTATTGCGTCTAGTTGTCTGCTTGATGCTCTTGTACTGTTCAGTGAAATTCCATTGATCATTACAAGAACGTTTCGGCCTCTCATATTTTGAGCATAATTCGTTCTTCCTTGATTTCCGAAGTCGAATCCGGGGATCATATTCCCCAATACTTCTTTCAGTCCGGCACCTCCTTTGATCTGCATTTGAAGATCTTTTTCATTGATCACCCAGACTGTTCCGGGAATATCACTGATTTGTTTCGGCGAGCGTGAAGAAACCAAAATCACCTCGTTTATATCCTTTACTTTCAGCGTATCTTTTACTTCCTGAGCGGTCAATTTTGCAGCTAGTGAAGCCAGAACAACAATTGAAAGTACATAGTGTTTTCTCATTTATTTAGAATAATTAAAAATAAGAACAAATATATAGTATTCTTACTTTTAGATTGAAATGATTTTTGTCATATAATTCTATTTAAAGTGAATTTAACATCAAATTAAAGAGTTATCCAGTAAAAAAACAACTATAAAAAACTGATAAACAAGACATAAAATAAATCCGGAAGAAAAGGCAAAAATTAGAGTAAAAGAAAACAATAACAAATCCGTAACCTAAAAAGCTTCATTTTTAACCCTTAATTAATACAATAGAAAATGCAAAAGAAGCATGCAAGACGATCATTTTTTTTAAAATAGAAAATTTGTGAATGGATTTAATCTAAAGTTTCCAAGTTATACCGCCCATCGCAAAGACACAGAACAGATAAATTTGAATCTTAACTAAAAAAATTAATACCTTCATGCTGTTAAAAGATAGAAATTGGAAGAATTTATAGAACAAATTAACACCTATTATCCACTGTCGCCGGAAACTGTATCAGCTCTTATGAAGATCTGCACGGAAGAAAAATTTAATAAAAATGAACTGATCTTAGAAGCCGGAATGCCTGCCCGCTATTATTATTTCATCCAATCCGGACTGGCAGGATATTATATTCTTGACGAGCAAGGAAACAGTGTTTATAAAATCTTCTTTGACGAGAATAGTTTCGTAGCTTCAACATCCGCTATCATAAAAAACCGTCCCAGCGATTTTACTATTATTGCACTGGAAGACTGCCGTGTTATAAAATATCCTGTTAAAGCTTACCGGGAGCTTCTCGTAAAACATCATGACCTTGCTTTATTTCATATTCATTATTTAGAAAAAAATTGGGTGGTAAAAAAAGAACCGCTGGAAATCTCTTTAAAATATGAAACCGCTAAACAGCGCTATCTGTCATTAGCAGCCAATCAATCTCTTTACAGCCGTCTGAAACAGCACCATATTGCTTCTTATCTGGGAGTTACTCCTACACAGCTGAGCCGCATAAGAAAAGAACTGAAATTATAAAACCTAGCCCGTGTATTCTAATAAAACTAAGCCTAAAGCAACTGGTACATCTTTTTAAATATTACAGAAGTATCAATAGTACGGCACTTATTTTTTAATTTCATCAGCGAAAGTATGAACGTCTTGTATAGTATTAGTTATGGAAGTTTGAATATAAAAAGCTATTCTGAATATTCTTTTAAAAGCTGTCTGTAGCTCGTTAAAATAGTTGATTTTGATATAAAACCTACAAACTCATTACTGTCATTTACTACAGGCAGATTCCATACCCCTGTCTCGTCAAAAACCTGAATGATTTCCAGCGGTTCATCTTCTGTATGAATAACAGCCGGCGGTGCTTTCATCAGCTGCAGGATTGTTATTGACGCATCTTTATCTTTATTAAAAAGCAGGGGACGAAGATCATCCAGCGTTAAAATTCCTTTCAATATATTTTCATGATCTACAATCGCAAAGATATTCTTGCTTCCGTTTTTTATCAATTCATATAAATCTGTGATAGGCGCATTTTCATTGATAATTTGAGAATCCAGGTCGATCAGGTCTTTTGTGCGTAAAGAAGACATTAGATTTTTATCATGTTCATGAGTAAATATTTTTCCCTGATCTGCCAGTGATTTTAGCTCTGGAGATACTGCGGAAAACCATTTTGCAATAAGATAAGATATCACAGAGACAATCATTAAAGGAAGAAATAAATCATATCCAAAACTGGATTCAGCGATCAGAAATATAGCTGTAAGAGGTGCATACAAAACGCCGCTCATCGCACCAGCCATTCCTACAAGTACAAGATTCGTTACCGGAACATCTTCAAAACCGATCTGTTTGCAGATCATAGCAAATAGGAATCCCAATGTACCGCCGGCAAAAAGGGAAGGGGCAAAATTACCTCCGTTCCCACCACTGAAAATAGTGATCGAAGTCGCAAAAGCTTTAAGAACACAGATTAAAATTAAAAAAATAATAACCGTCCAGTTTCCTATTTCAAAGTATCTGAAAAAACTATTTTCAATGATAGAATGCAGATTTCCGTCCGTAAAAGCTTTTATTGTTTCATAGCCTTCTCCAAACAGAGGAGGAAAAAATACACATAATAAGGATAAAGCCGCACCTCCGATCATTGCTTTACGAAGACGGGATATTTTAGATTTTTTAATAAAATGTTCTACTTTTTGAGACATCACAACAAAATACCGGGCATATAAACCGGTTACTATTCCAAGGATAAGATAGTAGGGTACATTGTGATAATTGAAAGGCTCCCGGGTATGGAATCTGAAAAGTACATCTTCCTGAAGCAGTATTCTGGACAGAAGGCTTCCACAGACTGCTGCAACTACTAAAGGAATAAAATCTGAAAAGACAACGCCGGTAAGCAGTATTTCAAAAGCAAACATTATTCCCGCAATTGGTGCATTGAATGCTGAAGCAATACCCGCAGTAGCACCCGCGGCCAGCAGTAAAGTTCTTTCTTTATAACCGAGTTTGTAGGTCTGAGCAAAATTGGAGCCGATGGCTGCACCGGTAACCGCAATAGGACTTTCAAGACCTGCAGAACCTCCAAGCCCCACCGTAATTGCACTCTGAACAACCTGTGAATACATCTTCACCGAAGAAACAACACTAGAATTTTGGGCGATCTCATAAAGAATAGCACCGATTCCTTTTCTGTCCTGACCTTTAAATATCGTAAGAACGACAATCGTCGTAAGCACAATCCCTAAAAAAGGAAAGACTACATAAAAAAGAATCTGATACTCAAAATGAACTTTAGTGACGATAAAATGATGGATAGAGTGAACCAGTGTTTTCAGAACAACTCCTGCCAATCCCGCAGTGCATCCTACAATGATACCGGAAAGGATAAGAAACTGGTTCCGGGTTAGCCTGGTGTTCAGCCAATGAAGAATAATCTCATAACTTCTGGCTTTTTCAAGTCCATATTTTTGAAAATCTCTTTTGAATTTTAAAAAACTATGATACTTTCTTTTGTTATGAATTTTCATTTTTTGACGATTTTATCCAGATGCTATTTTTTGTGATTTTGTAAATTTATAAAATATTTTTCCAAATAGTTTACAGAGACCATTTAATTACAAAATTCCAACAATACAATTCATAAACAACAAAAAAAATATTTTTAAGATTTATATTTATTGCTGCATATTACTTAATATAAAACATCTTTCTTAGTTTTTTTTCACTTTACAGCTCTCAGTTTTACATTTATAATCAAACAGTAGATAATCTAAACTAATTTTTCCTGAACCATACACCACCAAAGTAAACAGCATTATCATATAGTACAGTGGAATTTCGAAACCGTTTTCTCCCGCCTCAAAACCATTAGTACCATGAACAGTTATAACAGCAACGATCATTGTGATGAGTAAAGGAATTGAAATAAATCGTGAAAATAAACCTAACATAAGCAAAATTACACCCAGTATTTCTGTAACTGCTGTTAAATAAGCATTAAATAATGGAAAAGGAATGCCAATACTTTCAAACCAGTCTGCAATACCATGAATGTCTTTTAGTTTCATTAAAGCAGGATTAAAAAATCCGTATGCTAGAATTAAACGGATAAAAAGGAGAGGCAGATCTTTTAGTCTATCAGCCAAAATGTTTTTTTTCTTAATCATTTGTTTTGTTTTTATGTGAAATATCTAAAATGTGAAATTCCAGTTCATTTTTTATTTATTTTTATATCCTAATATGATATTATGCTCTAAAGCAAATGTCTCGAACTCATCAAATATTTTCAAGACAATCTCTTTTTTAGTTTCATATTTCATCAAAATTTCAATAATTCTGTTCTTGGTAATTAGCCCTTCATTCATTTCGATTAAAATTTCTACAAAAGGATAAGAAAGATCGTTGTACTTCACTTGTTTAGTGTTATAATCACGATGTATGGAAGCAAAATACTGCCCTTTATCTTTTTCTGAAATTTGTTTACTATTCTTACTATGAATAGGATATTCTAAGAATAATATTCTAATTTCCGGATTCGGTACGAAAATACTTTCTTCTGATGTTCTGTTTTTATTAAATAAAGGAACCGGCAGATCTTCCATCATGAAAATCTCTATTTCTAACCATTCGTACTGAAGAAGTTCTTTTAAAAATAAAAACTTTTTTTTAAATGGAAAATCATGATCCTGAAAGTAGTCACTAAACTCTTGGGGAAGCCTCCAGACCTGGGGTGTCCTGCACTTATGGTTTTCAAAAAAATAAGCAACCGTCTTTTTCCATCTCTTCCTGCCTATTAATTTTCTTGTCATCGGAAATGCCGTTTTAAGCGTATCTTTTATTACATTAAACACAAGTCTTCTATAATGAAAAGTATGCTCCTGAATACTTGTTGAGGGTTCATTGAACCCTGTTCTGCAGTATTTTCCTAATTCTTTCTGTACCGTGAATGTTTCGTTTTTCAAATTTGGCATAACAACTCTGGGTTTAAAACAGTACTCTTAATGCACTTAAGTTTTTCTATCTCATTTTGCAGTGAGGCAAGTTCCGGGATATTAAAATCTCTTTCCAATAATACGGGAACTTCTCTTTTTAGTTTACTCATTGTATAGCTAAAGAGTTCAAAGACCGGATCAATAATAGCCGCGCCATGGGTATCAATAATAAGCTTCTCATCCACTTGATAATGACCTGCCATATGAATATATTTCACCTTATTTAAGGGCATTTTTGATATAAATTCAGAAGCATCATATTGATGGTTAAAGGCATTTACATACACATTATTAACGTCTAAAAGCAGTTCGCAGTCTGTTTTTTTTACGATCTCATTAATAAAATCCTCTTCAGTCATTTCAGCTTTTAAAACCGTATAATAACTTCCATTTTCAAGAATGAGCCTTCTTCCCAGCAGATCCTGTACTTTGATAATATTTTCAGAAACTCTTTCCACAGCTTCCTGTGTAAAAGGAATCGGAAGCAGATCATATAAATGAGCATTATCCACCTTTGAAAAAGTAAGATGTTCAGAATAAAGTACGGCTTGGGTATCATCCAAAAAAGTTTTTACTTTTTTTACAAAATCTATATCAATACCTTCAGGGCTTCCTACAGATAAGGAAAGTCCGTGGCAGTATAATGGAAATTTATCCAGAACTTTATTGAGTTCCTGTTTCCAGTGTCCTCCAATACCCATCCAATTCTCCGGTGCAACTTCAACAAAGTCCGGCTTTAAAATATCGGAATCCAAAAACTCTTTTGAAAACTCCTTTCGATAACCTATTCCTACCATACTATTGCTTTTAAAATGATTAAAAAAGAAATCGGCGCATGACGCCGATTTCATAAAAAACTGCTATTTTGCCTCTTTTTGAGCTTTCTTTGCCGCCTTTTTCTGTTCTTTCTTTTGTTTTTTACCACCACATTTTCCTTCTCCGCATTTTCCTTCTTTTGCTTTCATTTCGGCTTTTTTATCTCCGCAAGAAGCTTCTTTAGCTTTGCCGTCAGCTTTTGCATCAGCTTTTTTATCTCCACACGCAGCTTCTACTGAAACAGCGTTAGTTGTTCTGATCGATGCAAACGTTGGATTTGTACCTGCTGCAAAAGCGCTTAGTGCCAATGCACCTACTAAAATTGAATTTTTCATTGTATTTTTTTTAAGTTATGAACCACATTATTGCCGTTCTATATATTAATTCCAAAAACCAAAAAAAATCACCCGCATAGTGGATGATTTTTTATAACATAAATATAAGTGACTGATAGTCAATATAATTAATTTACACTTTTTTCTTCATTTTCTTTTATCTTTCTGATTTGTTCTACGCATTTATGCTTTTGATTTTGTGCATTATGCTTTGAAGAATATCCATATTGTTTCTGTATTTCTTCCACTGCTTTTTCTTTAAAAAAAACATCATGAATAAGCCCTTTACAATGCTCTGTGATCTTATGAATATAATGCTGCAGTTTATCCCAATACGATCTTTCCTGCTCAATTGCAGTATTTATTTCTGTCATTAGTGCATCGCTGTGATATTCGGTTAATTCCACTTCTTTATTTCCATTCCGAAGTCTTTTCAGCCAGATATTTTTGGCAATGGCCATAATATAAGTTTTTATCGAAGCCGTGAGAATAAAGCTGTCCTTGTTTAATTTTTC
Coding sequences:
- a CDS encoding chloride channel protein, translated to MKIHNKRKYHSFLKFKRDFQKYGLEKARSYEIILHWLNTRLTRNQFLILSGIIVGCTAGLAGVVLKTLVHSIHHFIVTKVHFEYQILFYVVFPFLGIVLTTIVVLTIFKGQDRKGIGAILYEIAQNSSVVSSVKMYSQVVQSAITVGLGGSAGLESPIAVTGAAIGSNFAQTYKLGYKERTLLLAAGATAGIASAFNAPIAGIMFAFEILLTGVVFSDFIPLVVAAVCGSLLSRILLQEDVLFRFHTREPFNYHNVPYYLILGIVTGLYARYFVVMSQKVEHFIKKSKISRLRKAMIGGAALSLLCVFFPPLFGEGYETIKAFTDGNLHSIIENSFFRYFEIGNWTVIIFLILICVLKAFATSITIFSGGNGGNFAPSLFAGGTLGFLFAMICKQIGFEDVPVTNLVLVGMAGAMSGVLYAPLTAIFLIAESSFGYDLFLPLMIVSVISYLIAKWFSAVSPELKSLADQGKIFTHEHDKNLMSSLRTKDLIDLDSQIINENAPITDLYELIKNGSKNIFAIVDHENILKGILTLDDLRPLLFNKDKDASITILQLMKAPPAVIHTEDEPLEIIQVFDETGVWNLPVVNDSNEFVGFISKSTILTSYRQLLKEYSE
- a CDS encoding TonB-dependent receptor — its product is MRKHYVLSIVVLASLAAKLTAQEVKDTLKVKDINEVILVSSRSPKQISDIPGTVWVINEKDLQMQIKGGAGLKEVLGNMIPGFDFGNQGRTNYAQNMRGRNVLVMINGISLNSTRASSRQLDAIDPFNIARIEVLSGASAIYGGDSTGGIINIITKKPTSNKLAFETSAGLKSGFHKGDLDKRIAQSIEGGSDAVKFRIGAAFTQNEGAFDANGDQIITDVKQADFQYNRSIDILGGLSAKLAPNQDLDLDLQYYNSKVRNKKWLSFGKNFEGFTTKNPALINVLDGADSDVVPRTERFMANLQYNLRNVLGGHNLILQGYARREEVDFGASFAEVPKPPAGITLPIFLSSARGNTDVYGVKAVLSKKWNSFNFTYGVDGEQENFKGDQAIFNPQISSESGGLVNKTDAFVGRYPDTKIFTLAGFIQADWNITKQLTLSGGIRQQFINVKQDDFVGFKEQVYMHFGYGNAADVVKGGKNNYDVTLLNASLLYRVDTSWQTWLSFSQGFAVPDAAKSYGFGKYELVNNRWNLLNSININEQPLSGIKTDQMEIGFRRNASGEGLYAQGSFFYALSNKTLKIDNVAFTISLLDQKLRNFGFEGAVGYRFTQGLELGGNVLLMDSETKTVNDGWQNQSVYASNPSKFMVFTGWNAKRFSLRLQMENSMNYTDLADMKITGYTLFDLMGDVKLNKGTINFGVQNLFNRQYTTIWGQRSVFFYGAPQKAFAYQGRGTTFSLGYTITY
- a CDS encoding sigma-70 family RNA polymerase sigma factor, with product MEKKILQDLKGENNIAFGLLYKEYFPVVKHFIISNKGRTEDAEDVFQDSMIILFEKLNKDSFILTASIKTYIMAIAKNIWLKRLRNGNKEVELTEYHSDALMTEINTAIEQERSYWDKLQHYIHKITEHCKGLIHDVFFKEKAVEEIQKQYGYSSKHNAQNQKHKCVEQIRKIKENEEKSVN
- a CDS encoding Crp/Fnr family transcriptional regulator, encoding MEEFIEQINTYYPLSPETVSALMKICTEEKFNKNELILEAGMPARYYYFIQSGLAGYYILDEQGNSVYKIFFDENSFVASTSAIIKNRPSDFTIIALEDCRVIKYPVKAYRELLVKHHDLALFHIHYLEKNWVVKKEPLEISLKYETAKQRYLSLAANQSLYSRLKQHHIASYLGVTPTQLSRIRKELKL
- a CDS encoding DUF692 domain-containing protein, whose amino-acid sequence is MVGIGYRKEFSKEFLDSDILKPDFVEVAPENWMGIGGHWKQELNKVLDKFPLYCHGLSLSVGSPEGIDIDFVKKVKTFLDDTQAVLYSEHLTFSKVDNAHLYDLLPIPFTQEAVERVSENIIKVQDLLGRRLILENGSYYTVLKAEMTEEDFINEIVKKTDCELLLDVNNVYVNAFNHQYDASEFISKMPLNKVKYIHMAGHYQVDEKLIIDTHGAAIIDPVFELFSYTMSKLKREVPVLLERDFNIPELASLQNEIEKLKCIKSTVLNPELLCQI
- a CDS encoding putative DNA-binding domain-containing protein, which gives rise to MPNLKNETFTVQKELGKYCRTGFNEPSTSIQEHTFHYRRLVFNVIKDTLKTAFPMTRKLIGRKRWKKTVAYFFENHKCRTPQVWRLPQEFSDYFQDHDFPFKKKFLFLKELLQYEWLEIEIFMMEDLPVPLFNKNRTSEESIFVPNPEIRILFLEYPIHSKNSKQISEKDKGQYFASIHRDYNTKQVKYNDLSYPFVEILIEMNEGLITKNRIIEILMKYETKKEIVLKIFDEFETFALEHNIILGYKNK
- a CDS encoding DoxX family protein, with the protein product MIKKKNILADRLKDLPLLFIRLILAYGFFNPALMKLKDIHGIADWFESIGIPFPLFNAYLTAVTEILGVILLMLGLFSRFISIPLLITMIVAVITVHGTNGFEAGENGFEIPLYYMIMLFTLVVYGSGKISLDYLLFDYKCKTESCKVKKN